One window of the Enterobacter huaxiensis genome contains the following:
- the prmC gene encoding peptide chain release factor N(5)-glutamine methyltransferase, producing the protein MDFQHWLRHAASALSESESPKRDAEILLEYVTGKARTYLLAFGETELTAEQQSQLDALLARRKIGEPVAHLVGEREFWSLPLYVSAATLIPRPDTECLVEQALARLPAAGCSILDLGTGTGAIALALASERPDCTVTAVDVMPDAVALARRNVERLEASNVTVLQSSWFTALDDRAFDMIVSNPPYIDERDPHLAQGDVRFEPLTALVAANAGLADLDHIVTTSRKHLLPGGWLLVEHGWTQGEAVRALFATAGYTAVETCRDYGGNERLTLGQWS; encoded by the coding sequence ATGGATTTTCAACACTGGTTACGCCATGCCGCCAGTGCGCTTTCTGAAAGTGAAAGCCCGAAGCGCGACGCCGAAATTTTGCTGGAGTACGTCACGGGGAAAGCCCGCACGTATCTGCTGGCTTTCGGCGAAACCGAGCTGACAGCTGAACAACAGTCGCAGCTTGACGCGCTGCTTGCGCGCCGTAAAATCGGCGAGCCGGTGGCGCATCTGGTTGGCGAGCGCGAGTTCTGGTCGCTGCCGCTTTATGTCTCGGCCGCCACCCTGATCCCGCGTCCGGACACCGAGTGCCTGGTGGAGCAGGCGCTGGCGCGTCTACCCGCAGCGGGCTGTTCGATTCTCGATCTCGGTACCGGCACGGGCGCGATCGCGCTGGCGCTGGCCAGCGAGCGGCCCGACTGCACGGTGACGGCGGTGGACGTGATGCCCGACGCCGTGGCGCTGGCGCGGCGTAACGTGGAACGTCTTGAGGCCAGCAACGTGACGGTGCTGCAAAGCAGCTGGTTTACCGCGCTGGACGATCGGGCGTTTGACATGATAGTCAGCAACCCGCCTTACATCGACGAACGCGACCCGCACCTGGCGCAGGGCGATGTGCGTTTTGAGCCGCTCACCGCGCTGGTTGCAGCCAACGCGGGTTTGGCCGATCTTGATCACATTGTGACAACGTCACGAAAGCATTTGCTTCCCGGCGGCTGGCTGCTGGTGGAACATGGCTGGACGCAGGGCGAAGCCGTGCGCGCGCTGTTCGCCACTGCAGGTTACACCGCAGTGGAAACCTGTCGCGACTATGGCGGCAATGAGCGCCTGACGCTGGGCCAGTGGTCATGA
- the sirB2 gene encoding invasion regulator SirB2, which yields MSLFNVLLAVHLIAVALTIGFFVVRYGWRYSNNPMIDARWVRIAPHCIDTVLFLSGAGLMWKTGYLPFTDKGAWLTEKLFGVIIYIVLGFIALGRRRPRSQQAGFIAFMLGLVVLYIIIKLATTRIPLLG from the coding sequence ATGAGTTTGTTTAACGTGCTGCTCGCCGTTCACCTGATTGCCGTTGCGCTCACCATCGGCTTTTTTGTCGTCCGCTACGGCTGGCGCTACAGCAATAATCCCATGATTGACGCCCGCTGGGTGCGCATTGCGCCGCACTGTATAGATACGGTGCTGTTCCTTTCAGGCGCAGGCTTAATGTGGAAGACCGGCTATCTGCCATTTACTGATAAAGGCGCATGGCTGACTGAAAAGCTGTTTGGCGTTATCATCTACATCGTTTTGGGTTTTATCGCGCTTGGGCGTCGTCGTCCGCGCAGCCAGCAGGCGGGCTTTATTGCCTTTATGCTGGGTCTGGTGGTGCTGTACATCATCATTAAACTCGCCACCACTAGAATACCGTTACTGGGGTAA
- the sirB1 gene encoding invasion regulator SirB1: protein MRSLADFEFNKVPLCDGMVLISEMIRDDFTSQYVYDELESLVSLAREEINQARPQDWQLEKLIELFYGEWGFCDTRGVYRLSDALWLDQVLKNRQGSAVALGSILLWVAHRLDIPLVPVIFPTQMILRAEWLDGEMWLINPFNGDTLDEHTLDVWLKGNISPVAELFNEDLDEADNAEVIRKLLDTLKSALMEERQMELALRASEVLLQFNPEDPYEIRDRGLIYAQLDCEHVALNDLSYFVEQCPEDPISEMIRAQITAISHKQITLH from the coding sequence ATGAGGTCCTTAGCCGATTTCGAATTTAACAAAGTGCCGCTCTGCGATGGCATGGTCCTGATTTCTGAGATGATTCGCGACGATTTTACGTCGCAGTACGTCTACGACGAGCTGGAGAGTCTGGTCAGCCTGGCGCGTGAAGAGATCAATCAGGCGCGTCCGCAGGACTGGCAGTTAGAGAAGTTAATTGAACTTTTCTACGGCGAATGGGGTTTCTGCGACACGCGTGGCGTGTATCGCCTGTCTGACGCATTATGGCTGGACCAGGTCTTAAAAAATCGTCAGGGCAGCGCCGTTGCGCTGGGGTCTATTTTGCTGTGGGTCGCGCACCGTCTGGATATTCCGCTGGTGCCGGTCATCTTCCCGACGCAGATGATCCTGCGCGCGGAGTGGCTGGACGGGGAGATGTGGTTAATCAACCCGTTTAACGGCGACACGCTGGACGAGCACACGCTTGACGTGTGGCTGAAAGGCAACATCAGCCCGGTCGCCGAGCTCTTCAACGAAGATCTCGACGAAGCGGATAACGCCGAAGTGATCCGCAAGCTGCTGGATACGCTGAAGTCTGCGCTTATGGAAGAGCGTCAGATGGAGCTGGCCTTACGTGCCAGTGAAGTGCTGCTGCAGTTTAACCCGGAAGATCCGTACGAAATTCGCGATCGTGGCCTGATTTATGCGCAGCTGGACTGCGAGCACGTGGCGCTGAACGACCTGAGCTATTTCGTCGAGCAGTGCCCGGAGGATCCGATCAGCGAAATGATCCGCGCGCAGATTACCGCTATTTCGCACAAACAAATTACACTGCATTAA
- the kdsA gene encoding 3-deoxy-8-phosphooctulonate synthase, whose amino-acid sequence MKQKVVSIGDIKVANDLPFVLFGGMNVLESRDLAMRICEHYVTVTQKLGIPYVFKASFDKANRSSINSYRGPGLEEGMKIFQELKQTFGVKVITDVHEASQAQPVADVVDVIQLPAFLARQTDLVAAMAKTGAVINVKKPQFVSPGQMGNIVDKFIEGGNDQIILCDRGANFGYDNLVVDMLGFSVMKNVSGQSPVIFDVTHALQCRDPFGAASGGRRAQVTELARAGMATGLAGLFIEAHPDPANAKCDGPSALPLDKLEPFLKQIKAIDDLVKNFEELDTSN is encoded by the coding sequence ATGAAACAAAAAGTGGTTAGCATTGGTGACATCAAGGTAGCAAACGACCTGCCGTTCGTGCTGTTTGGCGGCATGAACGTGCTGGAATCCCGCGATCTCGCCATGCGCATCTGCGAGCACTACGTGACCGTGACCCAAAAGCTGGGCATCCCTTACGTGTTCAAAGCCTCTTTTGACAAAGCCAACCGCTCCTCTATCAACTCTTACCGCGGCCCGGGCCTGGAAGAAGGGATGAAGATTTTCCAGGAGCTGAAGCAGACCTTTGGCGTGAAAGTGATCACCGACGTGCACGAAGCGTCTCAGGCGCAGCCGGTAGCAGACGTGGTTGACGTGATCCAGCTTCCTGCGTTCCTGGCTCGCCAGACCGACCTGGTTGCCGCGATGGCGAAAACCGGTGCCGTGATCAACGTGAAAAAACCGCAGTTCGTGAGCCCTGGCCAGATGGGCAATATCGTCGATAAGTTTATCGAAGGCGGCAACGACCAGATTATCCTGTGCGACCGTGGCGCTAACTTCGGTTACGACAACCTGGTTGTGGACATGCTGGGCTTCAGCGTGATGAAAAACGTCTCCGGCCAGTCTCCGGTGATCTTCGACGTGACCCACGCTCTGCAGTGCCGCGACCCGTTTGGCGCGGCATCAGGCGGCCGTCGCGCCCAGGTGACCGAGCTGGCGCGTGCGGGCATGGCGACCGGCCTGGCGGGCCTGTTCATTGAAGCACACCCGGATCCGGCCAACGCGAAATGCGACGGCCCGTCCGCGCTGCCGCTGGACAAGCTGGAGCCGTTCCTGAAGCAGATCAAAGCGATTGACGATCTGGTGAAGAACTTCGAGGAGCTGGATACCAGCAACTAA
- the chaA gene encoding sodium-potassium/proton antiporter ChaA, protein MTAAHEAVKTRHKETSLIFPVLALAVLVFWGSSQSLPVVVGINILALVGILTSAFSVVRHADVLAHRLGEPYGSLILSLSVVILEVSLISALMATGDAAPTLMRDTLYSIIMIVTGGLVGFSLLLGGRKFATQYMNLFGIKQYLIALFPLAIIVLVFPMALPGANFTTGQALLVALISAAMYGVFLLIQTKTHQSLFVYEHEDDGDDDDPHHGKPSAHSSAWHTVWLIVHLIAVIAVTKMNANPLETLLTELNAPVAFTGFLVALLILSPEGLGALKAVLNNQVQRAMNLFFGSVLATISLTVPVVTLIAFMTGNDLHFALGAPEMIVMVASLLLCQISFSTGRTNVLNGAAHMALFIAYLMTIFA, encoded by the coding sequence ATGACAGCAGCACACGAGGCGGTAAAGACCCGCCACAAGGAGACGTCTCTCATTTTCCCGGTTCTGGCACTGGCTGTGCTGGTCTTCTGGGGAAGCAGTCAGTCACTGCCAGTGGTGGTTGGTATCAATATTCTTGCGCTGGTGGGCATTTTAACCAGCGCCTTTAGCGTGGTGCGCCACGCGGATGTCTTAGCCCACCGTCTGGGCGAGCCGTACGGTTCATTAATCCTCAGCCTGTCCGTTGTGATCCTTGAAGTCAGTCTGATCTCTGCGCTGATGGCAACCGGCGACGCCGCGCCAACCCTGATGCGCGATACGCTCTATTCCATCATCATGATCGTCACCGGCGGTCTGGTCGGCTTTTCCCTGCTGCTGGGCGGTCGCAAATTCGCCACTCAGTATATGAACCTGTTTGGCATTAAGCAGTATCTCATCGCCCTTTTTCCGCTGGCGATTATCGTGCTGGTGTTCCCGATGGCGCTGCCGGGTGCAAACTTCACTACCGGCCAGGCGCTGCTGGTCGCGCTGATTTCTGCGGCCATGTACGGCGTATTCTTGCTGATTCAGACCAAAACGCACCAGAGCCTGTTTGTTTACGAGCATGAAGACGACGGCGACGACGACGACCCGCACCATGGCAAGCCCTCAGCGCACAGCAGCGCCTGGCATACCGTCTGGCTGATCGTGCATCTTATTGCGGTTATCGCCGTTACCAAGATGAACGCCAACCCGCTGGAGACCCTGTTAACCGAGCTAAACGCGCCGGTGGCGTTTACCGGCTTCCTGGTCGCGTTGCTTATCCTGTCACCTGAAGGCCTGGGCGCGCTGAAAGCGGTACTGAACAATCAGGTGCAGCGTGCGATGAACCTGTTCTTCGGCTCCGTGCTGGCGACCATATCCCTGACCGTTCCGGTAGTAACGCTGATTGCCTTTATGACCGGTAATGACCTGCATTTTGCGCTGGGTGCGCCTGAGATGATTGTGATGGTGGCGTCGCTGCTGCTGTGCCAGATTTCGTTCTCCACCGGACGCACGAATGTGCTGAACGGTGCGGCGCATATGGCCTTGTTTATTGCGTATTTGATGACGATCTTTGCGTGA
- the chaB gene encoding putative cation transport regulator ChaB produces MPYKTKRELPESVQHVLPAHAQDIYKEAFNSAWDRYKDKDDRRDDASREETAHKVAWAAVKHDYEKGDDDKWHKKK; encoded by the coding sequence ATGCCGTACAAAACGAAACGTGAATTACCCGAGAGCGTACAACACGTGCTCCCCGCCCATGCGCAGGATATCTATAAAGAAGCCTTTAATAGCGCCTGGGATCGATACAAAGACAAGGACGATCGACGGGATGACGCCAGCCGCGAAGAAACCGCACACAAAGTCGCATGGGCCGCCGTAAAGCATGACTATGAGAAAGGTGACGATGATAAATGGCATAAAAAGAAATAG
- a CDS encoding gamma-glutamylcyclotransferase, which yields MLTRDFLMKADCKTAFGAIEESLLWSAEQRAASLAATLSCRPDDGPVWIFGYGSLMWNPALEFVESATGTLPGWHRAFCLRLTAGRGSACQPGRMLALKEGGRTTGVAYRLPDVTLEDELTLLWKREMITGCYMPSWCRLELDDGRLVNALVFIMDPRHPLYEADTRTQVIAPLIAAASGPLGTNAQYLFSLDQELTRLGMRDDSLNELVMKVKTLLEGNSLNNPLRPGFA from the coding sequence GTGTTAACGCGTGATTTCTTAATGAAGGCAGATTGTAAGACGGCATTTGGTGCTATTGAGGAATCGCTTCTCTGGTCGGCTGAACAACGTGCGGCGTCGCTTGCTGCGACGCTGTCGTGCCGTCCGGATGACGGCCCGGTATGGATTTTTGGCTACGGTTCACTGATGTGGAACCCGGCTCTGGAGTTTGTCGAATCGGCAACGGGTACGCTCCCGGGCTGGCATCGCGCATTCTGTCTGCGCCTGACGGCCGGACGCGGCAGCGCATGTCAGCCGGGACGGATGCTTGCACTGAAAGAGGGCGGGCGCACCACGGGCGTCGCCTATCGCCTGCCGGATGTGACGCTTGAAGATGAGCTAACGCTGCTCTGGAAGCGTGAAATGATCACCGGCTGCTACATGCCGAGCTGGTGCAGGCTGGAACTTGACGACGGTCGCCTCGTCAACGCGCTGGTGTTTATCATGGACCCGCGCCACCCGCTGTATGAAGCGGATACCCGCACGCAGGTGATTGCTCCGCTGATTGCCGCCGCCAGCGGGCCGCTGGGGACCAACGCGCAGTATCTCTTCTCACTCGATCAGGAGCTGACTCGCCTCGGCATGAGGGACGACAGCCTGAATGAGCTGGTGATGAAGGTAAAAACGCTGCTCGAAGGAAACTCGCTGAATAACCCGCTGCGTCCGGGGTTTGCCTGA
- a CDS encoding DUF1883 domain-containing protein, with protein sequence MARVKTSLKLFGGDTVVVRCSERCRIHLMSSTTQTQSQADILTVQDDKAWLTVPYTGTWDVLIDSHSQSLEHSVSYVAA encoded by the coding sequence ATGGCACGGGTGAAAACAAGTTTGAAATTGTTTGGCGGGGATACGGTAGTGGTACGCTGCTCAGAGCGTTGCCGTATTCATCTGATGAGTTCAACGACGCAAACGCAGTCGCAGGCGGATATTCTGACGGTGCAGGATGACAAGGCGTGGCTGACCGTGCCCTATACCGGCACGTGGGACGTCCTGATTGACAGCCACAGCCAGTCGCTGGAGCATTCCGTCAGCTACGTTGCCGCATAA
- a CDS encoding methyl-accepting chemotaxis protein produces MFRSIRARIIAATTGCLVVALLLNTVINFQVTRQDNQQSQRDILNSTSASHNMAIADWVGSKMAVIASAQPIALSDDPVPVFKQLAQAGGFTNVYVGYAGKTAKFSDPAGVPADYDPTVRPWYQQAASAGAPVVTAPYVDAGTGKLVVTFALPVKKNGELKAVVAGDVAMDSVVANVRGIHPTPASSGLLIDSDGTIIAANDPVLTLKPFSEAIKGVDLAALKSGNLVDGTFSGVEKTFAATAVPGTTWMLIVALDNNDATSGMRSLLKASALSLVILALLSGAIVHFLIARLLKRLSEIRDAMHSIANGTNDLSRRLPDSGEDEVAQIAQAFNAFSDKLAVVMVQLRDASDSVKNAAREIAAGNQDLSGRTEQAASSLRETASAVEEITASVTQSNASAAQANDQAGIASAAASRGGDVVSQAISTMQSIEVASAKIGDITSVIDGIAFQTNILALNASVEAARAGEQGRGFAVVAGEVRNLASRSAQAAREIKTLIDSTTHSVATGSRYVHLAGESMDEIRSSIVSVTGIMREISIATSEQMKGIHEINHAVTHLDRMVQQNAELVVQSAAAASALQSQAGDLAETAGHFRI; encoded by the coding sequence ATGTTCAGGTCCATTCGTGCTCGCATCATCGCCGCGACGACAGGCTGTCTGGTCGTCGCCCTTCTTCTTAATACCGTCATTAACTTCCAGGTCACGCGTCAGGATAACCAGCAGTCACAGCGCGATATCCTGAACAGCACCAGCGCCAGCCACAACATGGCGATTGCCGACTGGGTAGGCAGCAAAATGGCGGTAATCGCCTCAGCCCAGCCCATTGCCCTGAGCGACGATCCGGTTCCCGTCTTTAAACAGCTTGCGCAGGCGGGCGGGTTCACTAACGTCTACGTGGGCTATGCCGGTAAAACGGCAAAATTCTCCGATCCTGCCGGCGTGCCTGCGGATTACGACCCAACCGTTCGCCCGTGGTATCAGCAGGCGGCCAGCGCCGGTGCGCCCGTCGTTACCGCGCCGTATGTCGATGCCGGTACCGGCAAGCTGGTGGTCACCTTCGCATTGCCGGTGAAAAAGAATGGCGAGCTGAAGGCGGTCGTCGCGGGGGATGTGGCGATGGACAGCGTGGTCGCTAACGTGCGCGGCATCCACCCGACACCGGCCAGCAGCGGCCTACTGATCGACAGCGATGGCACTATTATTGCCGCCAACGATCCGGTGCTCACGCTGAAGCCCTTTAGTGAAGCCATCAAGGGCGTCGACCTGGCGGCGCTGAAAAGCGGAAACCTGGTCGACGGCACGTTCAGCGGGGTGGAAAAAACCTTTGCCGCCACGGCGGTGCCGGGCACCACGTGGATGCTGATCGTCGCGCTCGATAACAACGACGCTACTTCCGGCATGCGTTCTTTACTGAAAGCCTCGGCCCTCTCGCTGGTGATCCTGGCCTTGCTGAGCGGCGCCATCGTTCATTTCCTGATTGCCCGCCTGCTGAAACGTCTGTCGGAAATCCGCGACGCCATGCATAGCATCGCCAACGGCACCAACGATCTGTCCCGGCGCCTGCCCGACAGCGGCGAGGATGAAGTGGCGCAGATCGCGCAGGCGTTTAACGCCTTCAGCGACAAGCTTGCGGTGGTCATGGTGCAGCTGCGCGACGCCAGCGACTCGGTGAAAAACGCGGCGCGGGAAATTGCGGCAGGTAATCAGGATCTCTCCGGGCGTACCGAGCAGGCGGCCTCCAGCCTTCGCGAAACCGCCAGCGCCGTTGAGGAAATTACCGCCTCGGTGACGCAGTCGAACGCGTCCGCGGCGCAGGCCAACGATCAGGCGGGCATTGCCTCCGCGGCCGCGTCGCGCGGCGGCGACGTGGTCTCACAGGCCATCAGCACCATGCAGTCGATTGAAGTGGCGTCAGCCAAAATCGGTGATATCACCAGCGTTATTGACGGTATTGCCTTCCAGACCAATATTCTGGCGCTGAACGCCTCGGTAGAAGCGGCGCGTGCCGGTGAACAGGGGCGCGGCTTTGCGGTGGTTGCCGGCGAAGTGCGTAACCTCGCCAGCCGGAGCGCCCAGGCGGCCAGGGAGATCAAGACGCTTATCGACTCCACGACCCACAGCGTGGCTACTGGTTCTCGCTACGTTCACCTGGCGGGCGAAAGCATGGATGAGATCCGCTCAAGCATCGTCAGCGTGACCGGCATCATGCGCGAAATCTCTATCGCCACCAGCGAGCAGATGAAAGGCATTCACGAAATCAACCATGCGGTAACGCACCTCGACCGCATGGTTCAGCAGAATGCCGAGCTGGTGGTGCAGTCCGCTGCGGCAGCCAGCGCCCTGCAGAGCCAGGCGGGCGACCTTGCTGAAACGGCCGGGCATTTCCGCATTTAA
- a CDS encoding DsrE/DsrF/TusD sulfur relay family protein yields the protein MQKIVIIANGAAYGSESLFNSLRLAIALRDRDSAPELRLFLMSDAVTAGLKGQKPAEGYNIQQMLEILTAQDVPVKLCKTCTDGRGITALPLIEGVEIGTLVELAEWTLTADKVLTF from the coding sequence ATGCAGAAGATTGTCATCATCGCCAACGGCGCAGCCTACGGCAGCGAATCACTTTTTAACAGCCTGCGGCTGGCCATTGCCCTGCGCGATCGAGACAGTGCGCCCGAACTGCGCCTCTTTTTGATGTCTGACGCCGTCACGGCGGGACTGAAGGGGCAGAAACCGGCCGAGGGCTACAATATTCAGCAGATGCTCGAGATCCTGACGGCGCAGGATGTCCCGGTCAAACTGTGTAAAACCTGCACGGACGGGCGCGGCATTACCGCTCTTCCGCTGATTGAGGGCGTGGAAATTGGCACGCTTGTCGAGCTGGCAGAATGGACTCTTACCGCTGACAAAGTATTAACTTTCTAA